The Planctomycetota bacterium DNA segment TCCTTGGGAATCCCGGTCTTGACCGGCTGCCCGCCCTTGTCCACCAGGTCCTTGGCTTCCTTCAGCCCCAGGTTCGTCGCCGCCCGCACCACCTTGATCACGTTGATCTTGTTGGCCCCGCCGCTCTTCAGAATCACGTCGAAGGCCGTGGGCACCTCCGCCTTGGCGGCGGCCGGCGCGGCCGCGGCGCCGGGAGCCGCCCCCGCGGGAACGGCCGCCTTCACCCCGAACCTCGACTCCAGCGCCCCCAGGAGGCGCGCCAGGCCCAGCGTCCCCTCGCGCTCCAGAAGCGCGCCCAGGAGCTCGACCCGCTCCGCCTCCGCGAGCTTTCCCGCCTCCTCGAGCAGACCCGCCACGTTGCCCATCACTTCTTCTCCTTATCCGCCACCGCCTGAAGCGTCCCCACGAACCGCCGCGGAATCTCGTAGAGCACGCCGGCGAACTGCTGCGCCGCGCCCTTCATCACCCCCAGGATCTGCGACAGAAGCTGCTCCCGCCCCGGCAGCTTGGACAGCTCCACGAGCTCCTTGGGGCCGAGAACCTTTCCCTCGATGAGGGCGCACTTGACCTCGGGCTTCTGGTTTTTGTCCCGGTAGGCGATGAGCTTCTTGGCCAGCACCAGGGGATCCGGCCCGTACACGAGCGCGTTCATCCCCGCCAGATGTTTCTCGAAGGCATCGATCCCGAGCTTCTTGAACGTGTGCAGCGCCACGGAATTCTTGACCAGCCGCATGCGCACCCGGCCCTCCCGAAGCTGAGCGCGCAGCTCGTTGGACTGGTTGGCGGTCATTCCGCGGGCGTCCACCAGCACGAGGTTCTTCTGGCCTTTGAATTTCTCGGCCAGCTCCTCGACCATTCGTTTCCGAAGCACCTTCGACATAGTCGCGTGTCCTAAGTCTCAAGCCCCTGTCGTCGCGTCCGACCGCTCACGCCTGGACCGCCAGCGCCAGCCCCGGCCCCATGGAAGCCGACACCGACGCGTTCTGGATGAAGTTCCCCTTCACCGTCGCCGGCCGGACGGACCGGATGTGTTCGATGAAGGCCTCGATGTTGGCCCGCAGGTCCTCCTCGCTGAAGGAGAGCTTCCCCACCGCCGCCTGGACGTTGCCGGCCGCGTCGTTGCGATACTCGATCTTTCCGGCCTTGAACTCGCGAACCGCCGTGCGCACGTCCTCGGTGACGGTCCCGTTCTTGGGCGAGGGCATCAGCCCCTTGGGGCCGAGCACCTTGCCGAGCTTGGAGATCACCTTCATCGTCCGCGGCAGGGCGATCGCCACGTCGAAGTCCAGCCATCCGCCTTCGATCTTCTTGGCCAGCTCGTCCATCCCGACCTCGTCGGCTCCCGCGTCGCGGGCCAGGCGGGCCTCCTCGCCGTCGGCGAACACGATCACCCGCCGGGACTTTCCGATCCCCTTGGGCAGGGACACCGATCCGCGGATCGTCTGCTCGCTCTTCTTGGGATCGATCGCCAGCTTCAGGGCCACTTCGACCGACTGGTCAAACTTGGTCGAGGCCATGGACTTCAGCACGCGCACCGCCTCCTCCAGGGAGTACTTGCGCCGCGCGTCCACCTTGGCGACTTCCTTCCGGTAGCGTTTGCTGCGTCGCCGCATGGCGTTCTACCCTTCCACCTTGATGCCCATGTTCCGGGCGGTCCCCTCGATGGTCTTGACGGCCGCCTCGAGGTTGGCGGCGTTCATGTCCTTCATTTTGATGCGCGCGATTTCCTCGAGGTGCTTGCGCGTGACCGTGCCCACCTTCTCCTTGTTCGGCTGGCCGCTCCCCTTGACCACGTTGGCGTACTTCTTCAGCAGCACGCTCGCCGGCGGCGTCTTGTAGACGATGTCGAACGTGCGGTCCTTGTAGACCGTCACGATGCACGGCACAATCAGCCCCTGCTCCTTGCGGGTGGCGTCGTTGAACCGCTTGACGAACTCGCCGATGTTGACGCCGTGCTGGCCGAGCGCCGGTCCCACGGGGGGCGCGGGCGTGGCCTGCCCGCCGGGGCACTGGAGCTTGATCCGCACCATCACTTCCTTTTTCGGAGGCATCGTTGCGTCCCGGTCAAATCTTCTCGACCTGCCAATACTCCAAGTCCACGCGGGTCGCGCGCCCGAAGATCGTGATCGTGATCGAAACCGTGCCCTTCTGCGGGTTGATCTCCTCCACGATTCCGTCGAAGTTTTCGAACGCGCCTTCCTTGACCCGCACCGTGTCGCCCTTCTGGAAGTCGATCTTGATCTTGGGCTTCTCCTCCTCGGCCCCCGACTGCTCCACGAGCATCTTGTTGACCTCGTGCTCGGCCATGGGGATCGGCTCCTTGAGCCCGAGGAAATCCCCGATCCCCGGCGTCTCCCGCACGAGGAACCAGGCGTCCTTGTCCTGCTGCATCTCGATCATGATGTAGCCGGGATAGAGCTTCTTCTCGCGCACCGTCTTGCGGCCGCTGCGGATCTCCGTGACCTTCTCGGTCGGCACGATCACGTTGGTGATCTTGCCCTCAAGCCCCGCGGCCCGGACCCGCCGCAGGAGTCCTTCCTTCACCTGCTCCTCGCGGCCGCTCTGGACCCGGACCACGTACCACTTGCGCTCGGGACCCACGGACGCCTCGGCGCCCGCGTCCCCCGCGTCCTTCTTCTCGGCTTCGTCCAACATCGCTTAGAATCCGATCCCCCACCATTTAAGGAGGGCACTGAGAATCGAGTCGACCGCGTACAGGAAGACGGAAATCACCGTGATGACCAGCACCACCACCACCGAGGAGCCCACATACTCCTTGCGCGCCGGCCAGGCCACCTTGCGCAGCTCCCCTTCCGTCTCGATCAGGAAATCCGCCCACCGCGGGCGATTCAGAAGCAGATACGCCGTCAGCATCACCGCGGCGAAGATTCCGGCCGTCGGAAAAAGGATCGGCTTGAGGCGAAACGCCTTGCCGGCCACGTCCAGACGCGCAATGTCGGCCCACCAGGAACTCGTCGTCGAAGGCCATGTATAGAAGGTAATGCAGCCGAACGCCGTCAGCGCCCCCAGAAGCACCAGGGCCGACGCCCGGGTCCATCGGCCCTGCCCCGCTTTGTACCAGTCCAGGCGCGGTCCGAACCGCCGCCGCGAAACCCAGAGAAGGAGCGCTCCGGCAAGCGCGCCCGATCCCAGCCCCGCGGGGCTCAGGGACCACCCGCCCCACCGAATCGAGGCCGTCCCGAGCGCCTCCCAGCGCGACAGCGCGTGCGCCAGCGTGCCGGCGACGCAGACCGCCAGGAGCACCATCCAGCCTTCCAGGGCCGCCCGCAGCCTGCGGCCGCGGGACGGCGCCGGAGCCGGCGACGGGTGCGCCTGCTTCTGCTCCACCAAGATATCCGACATCGCTATCCTCGACCCGACCGGCCCCGCCGGCCTCGTCCGTGGCAGGGCGGGGGGGACTCGAACCCCCAACCCCCGGTTTTGGAGACCGGTAGTCTACCAATTGACCTACCGCCCTAAACGGAGGGGCGACCGGCCCCCCGGAGCCGCTCCTACTTCTTCTTCTCCTTATGCGCCACCCGCCGGCGGCACTGCGGGCAGAACTTCACCCGCTCCAGCTTGGCCTGAACCTTGCTGTTTTTGGTCGTGCGGTAATACCGCGTCCCGCACTCCCCGCATTCCAGGAACACCCACTCGCGAGGCATCGTCCCTCCGGGGCAACCCGGCTACTTGATGATCTTCGTGACGACTCCCGAACCCACCGTCTTTCCGCCCTCGCGGATCGCGAACCGCAGGTTCGGCTCGATGGCCACCGGCGTGATCAATTTCACCGCGATGTCCGTGTCGTCGCCGGGCATCACCATCTCAACCCCTTGCTTGAGCGTCACCTCGCCGGTCACGTCCGTGGTCCGGAAGTAGAACTGCGGGCGGTAGCCTTTGAAGAACGGCGTGTGCCGGCCGCCTTCGTCCTTCGAAAGCGCGTAAATGTGCGCCTCGAACTCCGTGTGCGGCGTGATCGATCCCGGCTTGGCGATCACCATCCCGCGCTCGAGATCGTCCTTCTCGACGCCGCGCAGAAGCAGGCCCACGTTGTCGCCCGCCACGCCCTCGTCGAGCTCCTTGTTGAACATCTCGACGCCCGTCACGACGCTCTTGCGCGTCTCCCGCAGCCCGACGATTTCCACTTCTTCGCCCACCTTCACGCGGCCGCGCTCGATGCGGCCCGTGCCCACCGTGCCGCGGCCCTTGATGGAGAAGACGTCCTCCACCTGCATGAGGAAGGGCTTGTCCACTTCCCGCACCGGCAGCGGAATATGCTGATCCATCGCCTCCAGAAGCTGCTGGATGGGCTTGATGGCCTCCGCGTCCTTCGGATTCTGGAGCGCCTTCAACGCCGAGCCCCGGATCACGGGCACCTTGTCGCCCGGGAACTCGTACTTCGTCAGAAGATCCCGGATCTCCATCTCCACGAGGTCCAGAAGCTCCTTGTCGTCCACAAGGTCCACCTTGTTCAGGAAGACCACCATGGCCGGCACCTGCACCTGCCGCGCCAGGAGCACGTGCTCCTTCGTCTGCGGCATGGGGCCGTCCGCCGCGCTGACGACCAGGATGGCCCCGTCCATCTGGGCCGCCCCCGTGATCATGTTCTTGATGTAGTCCACGTGCCCCGGACAGTCGATGTGCGCGTAATGGCGCTGGGGAGACTCGTACTCCACGTGGGAGATCGCGATCGTGATGATCTTGGACGGGTCGCGCCGGCCGTCCTTCTCGGAGGCCTTGGCGATCTCGTCGTAGGACCGGAACTGCCCCAGCCCCTGGGCCGCCGCCACCGCGGTCAGCGCCGCCGTCAGCGTCGTTTTGCCGTGGTCGATGTGACCGATCGTGCCGACGTTGACGTGAGGCTTGGTGCGCTTGAACTTTTCCTTCGCCATGATCGAGTCTCCCTTCTCTACGCTTCCCTTTTATTTCGTTTCGGCCCAGCGATCCGTGGAGCTGGGGACGGGACTTGAACCCGCGACCTCGTCCTTACCAAGGACGTGCTCTACCCGCTGAGCTACCCCAGCACGAGCCCGGATCGGTCACCCTCACCGGAGACAATAGGGCTTC contains these protein-coding regions:
- the tuf gene encoding elongation factor Tu, with product MAKEKFKRTKPHVNVGTIGHIDHGKTTLTAALTAVAAAQGLGQFRSYDEIAKASEKDGRRDPSKIITIAISHVEYESPQRHYAHIDCPGHVDYIKNMITGAAQMDGAILVVSAADGPMPQTKEHVLLARQVQVPAMVVFLNKVDLVDDKELLDLVEMEIRDLLTKYEFPGDKVPVIRGSALKALQNPKDAEAIKPIQQLLEAMDQHIPLPVREVDKPFLMQVEDVFSIKGRGTVGTGRIERGRVKVGEEVEIVGLRETRKSVVTGVEMFNKELDEGVAGDNVGLLLRGVEKDDLERGMVIAKPGSITPHTEFEAHIYALSKDEGGRHTPFFKGYRPQFYFRTTDVTGEVTLKQGVEMVMPGDDTDIAVKLITPVAIEPNLRFAIREGGKTVGSGVVTKIIK
- the rplA gene encoding 50S ribosomal protein L1; the encoded protein is MRRRSKRYRKEVAKVDARRKYSLEEAVRVLKSMASTKFDQSVEVALKLAIDPKKSEQTIRGSVSLPKGIGKSRRVIVFADGEEARLARDAGADEVGMDELAKKIEGGWLDFDVAIALPRTMKVISKLGKVLGPKGLMPSPKNGTVTEDVRTAVREFKAGKIEYRNDAAGNVQAAVGKLSFSEEDLRANIEAFIEHIRSVRPATVKGNFIQNASVSASMGPGLALAVQA
- the rplL gene encoding 50S ribosomal protein L7/L12, with protein sequence MGNVAGLLEEAGKLAEAERVELLGALLEREGTLGLARLLGALESRFGVKAAVPAGAAPGAAAAPAAAKAEVPTAFDVILKSGGANKINVIKVVRAATNLGLKEAKDLVDKGGQPVKTGIPK
- the secE gene encoding preprotein translocase subunit SecE, giving the protein MSDILVEQKQAHPSPAPAPSRGRRLRAALEGWMVLLAVCVAGTLAHALSRWEALGTASIRWGGWSLSPAGLGSGALAGALLLWVSRRRFGPRLDWYKAGQGRWTRASALVLLGALTAFGCITFYTWPSTTSSWWADIARLDVAGKAFRLKPILFPTAGIFAAVMLTAYLLLNRPRWADFLIETEGELRKVAWPARKEYVGSSVVVVLVITVISVFLYAVDSILSALLKWWGIGF
- the rplK gene encoding 50S ribosomal protein L11: MVRIKLQCPGGQATPAPPVGPALGQHGVNIGEFVKRFNDATRKEQGLIVPCIVTVYKDRTFDIVYKTPPASVLLKKYANVVKGSGQPNKEKVGTVTRKHLEEIARIKMKDMNAANLEAAVKTIEGTARNMGIKVEG
- the rpmG gene encoding 50S ribosomal protein L33; its protein translation is MPREWVFLECGECGTRYYRTTKNSKVQAKLERVKFCPQCRRRVAHKEKKK
- the nusG gene encoding transcription termination/antitermination protein NusG produces the protein MLDEAEKKDAGDAGAEASVGPERKWYVVRVQSGREEQVKEGLLRRVRAAGLEGKITNVIVPTEKVTEIRSGRKTVREKKLYPGYIMIEMQQDKDAWFLVRETPGIGDFLGLKEPIPMAEHEVNKMLVEQSGAEEEKPKIKIDFQKGDTVRVKEGAFENFDGIVEEINPQKGTVSITITIFGRATRVDLEYWQVEKI
- the rplJ gene encoding 50S ribosomal protein L10 encodes the protein MSKVLRKRMVEELAEKFKGQKNLVLVDARGMTANQSNELRAQLREGRVRMRLVKNSVALHTFKKLGIDAFEKHLAGMNALVYGPDPLVLAKKLIAYRDKNQKPEVKCALIEGKVLGPKELVELSKLPGREQLLSQILGVMKGAAQQFAGVLYEIPRRFVGTLQAVADKEKK